In Actinomycetota bacterium, a single genomic region encodes these proteins:
- a CDS encoding pirin family protein, with protein MPAVTVADLLVLPRLAAPAPGSTARPVSRVVTALSTYEGEGFPVRRPFPGRLPLSVADPFLLLDHMGAVEYGAGEPKGTPWHPHRGFETVTYIIDGAFAHQDSTGGGGLISDGDTQWMTAGSGLLHIETPPPELVAKGGLFHGVQLWVNLPSALKMTAPRYQDIGRGNVTLVASDDGGTLLRLIAGELGGYRGPGVTWTPIVYAHASVAAGARLQAPWPSSYNALVYVLSGRGTVGDERTPIQEGQLAVFGAGDYVTVAAEARQDVASPALEVLLLGGQPLREPVVHHGPFVMNTHDEIVAAIEDFQAGRMGTVPAGRLP; from the coding sequence ATGCCCGCTGTGACCGTGGCCGATCTGCTGGTCCTGCCCCGCCTCGCCGCTCCCGCGCCTGGCTCGACGGCGCGGCCGGTCTCGCGCGTGGTGACCGCTCTGTCCACCTATGAGGGCGAGGGCTTTCCGGTACGCCGCCCCTTCCCCGGCAGGCTTCCGCTGAGTGTCGCCGACCCGTTCCTGCTGCTGGACCACATGGGGGCGGTCGAGTACGGAGCAGGTGAGCCCAAGGGAACTCCCTGGCACCCGCACCGGGGTTTCGAGACGGTCACCTACATCATCGACGGCGCCTTCGCCCACCAGGACTCCACGGGCGGCGGCGGTTTGATCTCCGACGGCGACACGCAGTGGATGACAGCAGGATCCGGCCTGTTGCACATCGAGACGCCCCCGCCGGAACTGGTGGCCAAGGGCGGTCTGTTCCACGGCGTGCAGTTGTGGGTCAACCTGCCGAGCGCGCTGAAGATGACCGCGCCGCGGTACCAGGACATCGGCCGCGGCAACGTGACCCTCGTCGCGAGCGACGACGGCGGCACCCTGCTGCGCCTGATCGCCGGCGAACTCGGCGGCTACCGGGGGCCGGGGGTGACGTGGACGCCGATCGTCTACGCGCACGCGTCGGTCGCGGCCGGTGCCCGGCTGCAGGCGCCGTGGCCGTCGTCGTACAACGCCCTGGTCTACGTCCTGTCCGGTCGCGGCACGGTCGGCGACGAACGCACGCCGATCCAGGAGGGACAGCTGGCGGTGTTCGGCGCCGGCGACTATGTGACCGTGGCGGCGGAGGCCCGTCAGGACGTCGCCAGCCCGGCGCTCGAGGTGCTGCTGCTGGGCGGCCAGCCGCTACGCGAGCCGGTGGTGCACCACGGTCCGTTCGTCATGAACACGCACGACGAGATCGTCGCGGCCATCGAGGACTTCCAGGCCGGCCGGATGGGGACAGTGCCCGCTGGCCGGCTGCCCTGA
- a CDS encoding GGDEF domain-containing protein yields MSSRLKRASRLADAREVNAVGTRVLDWGTRALLVLSAVATVAVLFTPLDSRRQVAAYTAATLLAVVATGIGLARLPRGARRVWGSFTLASVLWFVGDAVYNWSIVTDGEAAYPGPSDFAYLLSYVATAIALVLLVRARQPDGDREAWLDAAIMSTAAVAVVGAFLIVPLLADTAESAFSVVVSTAYPVMDVVVLAVLLRLSVGGGLREPVLVLVITSQALMLGADIVFELLVLHGVTDSTPSWLQVVFAAATLVLAVAINHSEAGELVRPRSVPRSSISRARFAAVVVGALIGPCLLVLVVYSSGLTESRLLATCSLFVIALVLWRVRLLFVTVQDQSRLLAELARVDSLTGLPNRRSWDFELERVTAACAARGIPMSVAILDLDRFKAYNDEFGHVAGDALLRRCASAWRDVLDRTGVFLARYGGEEFAAVLPGVGLAEAEALLELVRDATPAGQTVSIGIAERSAPERIDTTLERADRAMYLAKAGGRDRVVTLTGDDRLAEQLPLDAR; encoded by the coding sequence GTGAGTTCGCGCCTCAAGAGGGCCAGCCGGCTGGCCGATGCACGGGAAGTGAACGCCGTCGGCACGCGTGTCCTGGACTGGGGCACGAGGGCCCTGCTGGTGCTCAGCGCGGTGGCGACCGTCGCGGTCCTGTTCACCCCGCTCGACTCCCGCCGACAGGTGGCGGCGTACACCGCGGCGACCCTGCTCGCGGTCGTGGCCACCGGCATCGGGCTCGCCCGGTTGCCGCGCGGCGCACGGCGCGTGTGGGGCAGTTTCACCCTGGCCAGCGTGCTGTGGTTCGTCGGCGACGCCGTCTACAACTGGTCGATTGTCACCGACGGCGAAGCGGCATACCCGGGGCCGTCGGACTTCGCCTACCTGCTGTCGTACGTCGCCACCGCCATCGCCCTCGTGCTGCTGGTGCGTGCCCGGCAGCCGGACGGTGACCGCGAGGCGTGGCTGGACGCGGCGATCATGAGTACGGCCGCAGTCGCGGTCGTGGGCGCGTTCCTCATCGTGCCGCTGCTGGCCGACACCGCCGAGTCGGCCTTCTCGGTCGTCGTGTCCACGGCGTACCCGGTGATGGACGTCGTGGTGCTCGCGGTCCTGTTGCGGCTGTCGGTCGGCGGCGGGCTGCGGGAACCGGTGCTGGTGCTGGTCATCACCAGCCAGGCCCTGATGCTCGGCGCCGACATCGTCTTCGAGCTGTTGGTGTTGCACGGCGTCACCGACTCGACGCCGTCCTGGCTTCAGGTGGTCTTCGCCGCTGCCACCTTGGTCCTGGCCGTGGCGATCAACCACTCCGAAGCCGGGGAACTCGTGCGGCCCCGGTCGGTGCCGCGGTCGAGCATCTCGCGGGCCCGGTTCGCCGCAGTGGTCGTCGGCGCGCTCATCGGGCCCTGTCTGCTCGTGCTGGTCGTCTACTCCAGCGGCCTCACCGAGTCCCGGCTGCTGGCCACCTGTTCGTTGTTCGTCATCGCCCTCGTGCTGTGGCGGGTCCGGCTGTTGTTCGTGACCGTGCAGGACCAGTCACGCCTGCTCGCCGAACTGGCCCGGGTGGACTCGCTGACCGGGCTGCCCAACCGGCGCAGCTGGGACTTCGAGTTGGAGCGGGTCACGGCGGCCTGCGCGGCTCGCGGGATACCGATGAGCGTGGCGATCCTCGACCTCGACCGCTTCAAGGCCTACAACGACGAGTTCGGCCACGTGGCCGGCGACGCGTTGCTTCGACGCTGCGCCAGTGCCTGGCGCGACGTGCTGGACCGGACCGGGGTATTCCTGGCCCGCTACGGCGGAGAGGAATTCGCCGCGGTACTGCCGGGTGTGGGACTGGCCGAGGCCGAGGCTCTGCTGGAACTGGTGCGCGACGCGACCCCGGCCGGCCAGACGGTGTCCATCGGCATCGCGGAGCGCTCGGCGCCCGAGCGCATCGACACGACACTTGAGCGGGCAGACCGCGCGATGTACCTGGCGAAGGCCGGCGGCCGTGACCGGGTCGTCACC
- a CDS encoding murein L,D-transpeptidase has protein sequence MPGRPNRAVAITLGLIAGGAAVAVGVPLSTGLTMSSSPVAAAATGSSSPGSSGGASAQSPAATANAAPPASIPSPAVAGATIPSATMVAPSAAPSTSQLPATEAGPTGLPTTGAAAGELVTTGGPTPAATTAALAATVVKPVLPVRAGSVGADVTAVQQRLSWLGYRIKDTELATATFGRTTQQAVKSFQGKWSQRATGVVSKPTWAELKRKSGTVGSLPAACTSVRAALCVDKDQKVLRWVRDGVVALTVDTRFGPEYSAALRTREGIFTVYRKSRDHVSSKYHTSMPFAMFFSGGQAVHYSPYFARDGYAGNSHGCVNVRDYQAIKKLFDRVAIGTRVVIYQS, from the coding sequence GTGCCAGGCCGTCCGAACCGGGCTGTCGCCATCACCCTGGGACTGATCGCCGGTGGCGCCGCAGTTGCCGTCGGCGTCCCCCTCTCGACCGGTCTGACCATGTCGTCCTCACCTGTCGCCGCCGCGGCCACGGGGTCGAGTTCGCCTGGGTCGAGCGGTGGCGCCAGCGCCCAGTCGCCGGCCGCCACGGCCAACGCCGCTCCCCCCGCGTCGATCCCCTCCCCAGCCGTCGCCGGCGCCACGATCCCGTCCGCGACCATGGTCGCCCCGTCGGCCGCGCCGAGCACCTCGCAGCTGCCGGCCACCGAGGCCGGACCGACCGGGTTGCCGACGACCGGCGCCGCTGCCGGCGAGCTGGTGACGACCGGCGGGCCGACGCCTGCGGCCACGACAGCCGCGCTGGCGGCAACGGTGGTGAAGCCGGTACTGCCGGTCCGGGCGGGCAGCGTCGGTGCCGACGTCACCGCCGTACAGCAGCGGCTGAGCTGGCTCGGCTACCGCATCAAGGACACCGAACTGGCAACAGCGACCTTCGGGCGGACCACCCAGCAGGCGGTGAAGTCGTTCCAGGGCAAGTGGTCGCAGCGTGCCACCGGTGTGGTCAGCAAGCCGACATGGGCCGAACTGAAGCGCAAGTCCGGAACAGTCGGCTCGCTGCCGGCCGCCTGCACCAGTGTGCGAGCCGCGCTGTGCGTGGACAAGGATCAGAAGGTCCTGCGGTGGGTGCGCGACGGCGTCGTCGCCCTCACCGTCGACACCCGATTCGGCCCCGAATACTCGGCGGCTCTGCGCACTCGCGAGGGCATCTTCACCGTGTACCGCAAGAGCCGGGACCACGTGTCGTCGAAGTACCACACCTCCATGCCGTTCGCGATGTTCTTCTCCGGCGGCCAGGCGGTGCACTATTCGCCGTACTTCGCCCGGGACGGCTACGCCGGCAATTCACACGGCTGCGTCAACGTCCGCGACTACCAGGCCATCAAGAAGTTGTTCGACCGCGTCGCGATCGGTACCCGGGTCGTCATCTACCAGTCCTGA
- the glgC gene encoding glucose-1-phosphate adenylyltransferase encodes MAGAGPRVLAIVLAGGEGKRLMPLTADRAKPAVPFGGVYRLVDFVLSNLVNAGYLRICVLTQYKSHSLDRHITTTWRMSSMVGDFITPVPAQQRLGPRWFTGSADAIFQSLNLVYDEQPDHVVVFGADHVYRMDPRQMVEQHIDSGAGVTVAGIRVPRKDAHQFGVIDVAADGLGLRSFLEKPADPPGIPDAPQLTYASMGNYVFTTEALLEALSIDAKDESSVHDMGGNIIPMLTGSGDAQVYDFARNVVPGSTDRDRGYWRDVGTLDSYHDAHMDLVSVHPIFNLYNRHWPILTSLPPLPPAKFVEGGNAHESMVGAGSIVAGAHVRTSVLSYDVNVQQGAYVEGSVLMPGVRVGRNAVVRRAILDKNVQVPDGAQIGVDLEADRGRYTVSSGGVVVLGKAQKVL; translated from the coding sequence GTGGCAGGCGCGGGTCCTCGGGTCCTGGCGATCGTCCTCGCCGGCGGCGAGGGCAAGCGCCTCATGCCGCTCACCGCGGATCGGGCGAAACCGGCGGTGCCGTTCGGTGGCGTGTACCGGCTGGTCGACTTCGTGCTGTCGAACCTGGTCAACGCCGGCTACCTGCGCATCTGCGTGCTGACGCAGTACAAGTCGCATTCGTTGGACCGGCACATCACCACGACGTGGCGGATGTCGTCGATGGTGGGCGACTTCATCACCCCGGTGCCGGCGCAGCAGCGGCTGGGGCCGCGCTGGTTCACCGGTAGCGCCGACGCCATCTTCCAGAGCCTGAACCTGGTGTACGACGAGCAGCCCGACCACGTGGTGGTGTTCGGTGCCGACCACGTGTACCGGATGGATCCGCGGCAGATGGTCGAGCAGCACATCGACAGCGGCGCGGGCGTGACCGTCGCGGGCATCCGGGTGCCGCGCAAGGACGCGCACCAGTTCGGTGTCATCGACGTCGCCGCCGACGGCCTGGGCCTGCGGTCGTTCCTGGAGAAGCCGGCTGATCCGCCCGGCATCCCCGACGCGCCGCAGTTGACCTACGCCTCCATGGGCAACTACGTGTTCACCACCGAGGCACTGCTGGAAGCGCTGTCCATCGACGCGAAGGACGAGTCCAGCGTCCACGACATGGGCGGCAACATCATCCCGATGCTGACCGGTTCCGGGGACGCCCAGGTGTACGACTTCGCCCGCAACGTCGTCCCGGGCTCGACCGATCGGGACCGGGGCTACTGGCGCGACGTCGGCACCTTGGACTCGTACCACGATGCGCACATGGACCTGGTGTCCGTGCACCCCATCTTCAACCTCTACAACCGGCACTGGCCGATCCTGACGTCGCTGCCGCCCCTGCCGCCCGCGAAGTTCGTCGAGGGCGGCAATGCCCACGAGTCCATGGTGGGCGCCGGTTCCATCGTCGCGGGCGCGCACGTGCGCACGTCGGTGCTGTCGTACGACGTCAACGTGCAGCAAGGGGCGTACGTCGAAGGGTCGGTCCTGATGCCCGGCGTACGGGTGGGCCGTAACGCGGTGGTCCGCCGCGCGATCCTCGACAAGAACGTGCAGGTGCCCGACGGCGCCCAGATCGGGGTCGACCTCGAGGCCGATCGGGGCCGCTACACCGTCAGCAGCGGGGGCGTCGTCGTGCTGGGCAAGGCGCAGAAGGTCCTCTAG
- a CDS encoding NERD domain-containing protein, with product MSTRRPGHAHLHELAQLHARTVPGTDGLPGTLPEAAQAAAVRAEAARRTAEALATLPEPWLVLHSLPVEASRRHLAPDHLVVGPAGIVAIRLVTSADRARPDVASVAEHVAARLTAALGEDLPVDAITVRDTDNDAPHAVENLLGRPERLAGARLARVQSTARRHSTWVSSPRPDGPVRHETQELARQLAAGRRLTPPGGSIAVAVRQERYGANVPRRIAPHERVRLPVPAHRGPDGLSRQWALARYEVVGVVLVCAVVAALALLLAPVLTTTPAGSPGAPGQTEPITSETAGSGGG from the coding sequence GTGAGCACCCGGCGTCCGGGCCACGCCCACCTGCACGAACTCGCGCAACTGCATGCCCGCACCGTTCCCGGCACCGACGGACTTCCCGGGACACTGCCGGAAGCCGCGCAGGCCGCGGCGGTCCGGGCCGAGGCAGCCCGGCGTACGGCCGAGGCGCTGGCCACCCTGCCGGAACCGTGGCTGGTGCTGCACTCGCTACCGGTCGAGGCCAGCCGCCGTCATCTCGCTCCCGACCACCTGGTCGTCGGGCCGGCCGGCATCGTCGCGATCCGGTTGGTCACCAGCGCGGACCGGGCGCGTCCGGACGTGGCGTCGGTGGCCGAGCACGTCGCGGCACGGCTGACAGCGGCGCTGGGCGAAGACCTCCCGGTAGACGCGATCACGGTGCGCGACACCGACAACGACGCCCCACACGCCGTCGAGAACCTGCTCGGCAGGCCGGAACGACTCGCCGGCGCACGGTTGGCCCGGGTGCAGTCGACCGCCCGCCGGCACTCGACGTGGGTCAGCAGTCCCCGGCCGGACGGGCCCGTCCGCCACGAGACGCAGGAGCTGGCCCGGCAGCTTGCCGCCGGGCGGCGTCTGACACCGCCAGGCGGTTCCATCGCCGTCGCCGTACGACAGGAGCGGTACGGGGCGAATGTCCCGCGCCGCATCGCGCCACACGAACGGGTCCGGCTCCCGGTCCCCGCCCACCGCGGCCCGGACGGCCTGTCGCGACAGTGGGCGCTGGCGCGCTACGAAGTCGTCGGCGTCGTTCTGGTCTGTGCCGTCGTGGCGGCTCTGGCACTCCTGCTCGCACCGGTGCTGACGACCACTCCGGCAGGGTCGCCGGGCGCTCCGGGCCAGACTGAACCGATCACGAGCGAAACTGCCGGAAGCGGCGGCGGATAG
- the glgA gene encoding glycogen synthase: MRVGMLTREWPPAVYGGAGVHVEHLVAQLRPLAEVDVHCFGEPRPDAAAHPVPAELGGANVALQTLGVDLAMVDALAGVDVVHSHTWYANLAGHLAHLLYGVPHILTAHSLEPRRPWKQEQLGGGYRISSWVERAAYQEADAVIAVSEGMRADVLACYPFVDPARVHVVHNGIDTDVYRPVAEDDALARYGVPTDLPIVLFVGRITRQKGIGHLLAAARRFDDDVRLVLCASSPDTPELGAEVAAAVAELQAERGDRVCWLQGQVSRPDLVQLFTRAAVFVCPSVYEPLGIVNLEAMACQTAVVASDVGGIPEVVVDGTTGRLVPYDAADPGGFERALADTVNAVVGDPALATLMGTSGRQRALERFGWDAIARQTLEVYAAAGGQPAPGAVSS, encoded by the coding sequence GTGCGAGTCGGGATGCTGACCAGGGAGTGGCCGCCTGCGGTGTACGGCGGCGCCGGAGTTCACGTCGAGCACCTGGTCGCCCAGCTGCGTCCGCTCGCCGAGGTCGACGTCCACTGTTTCGGTGAGCCGCGGCCGGACGCCGCAGCGCATCCCGTGCCGGCCGAACTGGGTGGCGCGAACGTCGCCCTGCAGACCCTCGGCGTCGATCTCGCGATGGTCGACGCGCTGGCCGGCGTCGACGTCGTCCACTCCCATACCTGGTACGCGAATCTGGCCGGGCACCTGGCGCACCTGCTGTACGGCGTACCTCACATCCTGACCGCGCACTCCCTGGAACCGCGTCGGCCGTGGAAGCAGGAGCAACTCGGCGGCGGCTACCGCATCTCCAGCTGGGTCGAGCGTGCGGCGTACCAGGAGGCCGACGCGGTGATCGCCGTCAGCGAGGGGATGCGGGCGGACGTGTTGGCCTGCTATCCCTTCGTCGATCCGGCGCGAGTCCACGTCGTCCACAACGGCATCGACACCGACGTCTACCGGCCGGTGGCCGAGGACGACGCGCTGGCGCGCTACGGCGTCCCGACCGACCTGCCGATCGTGCTGTTCGTCGGGCGCATCACCCGGCAGAAGGGGATCGGTCACCTGCTCGCGGCCGCGCGGCGGTTCGACGACGACGTCCGCCTGGTGCTGTGCGCCAGCTCCCCGGACACCCCGGAACTTGGTGCCGAAGTCGCCGCCGCGGTCGCCGAGTTGCAGGCAGAACGAGGCGACCGGGTGTGCTGGCTGCAGGGCCAGGTGTCGCGCCCTGACCTCGTGCAGCTGTTCACCCGCGCTGCGGTGTTCGTCTGCCCGTCGGTCTACGAGCCGCTCGGCATCGTGAACCTCGAGGCCATGGCGTGCCAGACCGCGGTGGTCGCCAGCGACGTCGGCGGCATCCCGGAGGTCGTGGTCGACGGCACCACGGGACGGCTCGTGCCGTACGACGCCGCGGATCCGGGCGGCTTCGAGCGTGCCCTGGCCGACACGGTCAACGCCGTGGTCGGCGATCCGGCCCTGGCGACGCTGATGGGCACGTCGGGCCGGCAACGCGCCCTCGAGCGGTTCGGCTGGGATGCGATCGCCCGCCAGACACTCGAGGTCTACGCCGCCGCCGGTGGTCAGCCGGCGCCCGGAGCCGTTTCGTCGTAA
- a CDS encoding glucosidase, translating into MADAGSPEYGPEEAGPWYRWGPYLSERGWGSVREDYSADGDAWKSFPYDHARSRAYRWNEDGLAGLSDLHQDICLAMAFWNGRDDHLKERLFGLSGPEGNHGEDAKEYWWYLDATPSHAWLRWRYHYPQAAFPYDDLRATNARRDRTEPEYELLDTGVFDDDRYWSIDVSYAKDSPTEIFVRVQVTNEGPEADTIHVLPQLWCRDEWTWGRRHQRPEVRFDNGRIVCEHWRAGVYHLQAAPGPDGVMPEALFCDNETNVARVFGATDVPSPAYPKDGINDHIVAGAPTVNPARVGTKAAWHHVVTVPAGQTVELRFRLWSPSSEPEIETDWAGTDFDRVLAQREREADEFYATLGPAGCAPAELQVMRSAFAGMIWTKQFYRYDVRLWLTGDPGSPPPPDGHQHIRNSNWRHFDAYDVLSMPDAWEYPWFAAWDLAFHTVVFAHVDPGYAKYQLLLMLREWYMHPNGALPSYEWNFDDRNPPVHAWAAIRVFEIDGGRDHAFLERVFHKLLLNFTWWVNRVDADGNNVFEGGFLGLDNIGPIDRSHLPGGWRIEQADGTAWMAFYCLSMLRIALRLTEHNEVYGSLALKFLEHFAAITDGFTTADMWDPSDGFFYDQLVLPAGERVPLRVRSVVGVIPLLAAALLEPIPGVTATERTRRRVFDFMRRRGVDEDAIDTDKAGFVFRAPQAAGLLLTVVDPERLRRVLLEVLSEDSLLSPYGVRSLSQRHRDDPFVVRVADQEFRIDYEPAESTTAMYGGNSNWRGPVWFPINHLVVEALERYHMYLGDTFTVECPTGSGTMMTLQQVADELRRRLISLFLPGAGRVAPAFGERDRWTDSRWSQHPLFFEYFDGDTGAGLGASHQTGWTGLVADLIIGRKG; encoded by the coding sequence ATGGCCGACGCCGGCAGCCCGGAGTACGGGCCGGAAGAAGCCGGGCCGTGGTACCGGTGGGGTCCGTACCTGTCGGAGCGCGGCTGGGGTTCGGTCCGGGAGGACTACTCCGCGGACGGTGACGCCTGGAAGTCCTTCCCGTACGACCACGCCCGGAGCCGGGCATACCGCTGGAACGAGGACGGGCTGGCCGGCCTGTCGGACCTGCACCAGGACATCTGCCTGGCGATGGCGTTCTGGAACGGTCGCGACGACCACCTGAAGGAACGCCTGTTCGGCCTGTCCGGACCGGAGGGCAATCACGGCGAGGACGCCAAGGAGTACTGGTGGTACCTCGACGCCACCCCGAGCCACGCGTGGCTGCGGTGGCGCTACCACTACCCGCAGGCGGCATTCCCGTACGACGACCTGCGGGCGACCAACGCCCGTCGCGACCGGACCGAGCCGGAATACGAACTGCTCGACACCGGGGTATTCGACGACGACCGGTACTGGTCGATCGACGTCAGCTACGCCAAGGACTCGCCCACCGAGATCTTCGTCCGGGTGCAGGTCACCAACGAAGGCCCCGAAGCGGACACCATCCACGTCCTGCCGCAGCTGTGGTGCCGAGACGAGTGGACCTGGGGTCGCCGTCACCAGCGGCCCGAGGTGCGATTCGACAACGGCCGGATCGTCTGCGAGCACTGGCGTGCCGGCGTCTACCACCTGCAGGCGGCGCCTGGCCCCGATGGCGTGATGCCCGAGGCTCTCTTCTGCGACAACGAGACCAACGTCGCCCGCGTGTTCGGCGCGACCGACGTCCCGTCACCGGCGTACCCGAAGGACGGCATCAACGACCACATCGTGGCCGGGGCGCCGACGGTCAACCCCGCCCGGGTGGGTACGAAGGCGGCGTGGCACCACGTCGTCACGGTGCCGGCTGGCCAGACCGTCGAGCTGCGGTTCCGGCTGTGGTCGCCCAGTAGCGAGCCGGAGATCGAGACCGACTGGGCCGGAACGGACTTCGACCGCGTGCTGGCGCAACGTGAACGCGAGGCCGATGAGTTCTACGCCACGTTGGGCCCGGCCGGGTGCGCGCCGGCGGAGCTGCAGGTGATGCGGTCGGCATTCGCCGGCATGATCTGGACCAAGCAGTTCTACCGCTACGACGTCCGGCTCTGGCTGACCGGCGACCCGGGCTCGCCACCCCCGCCGGACGGGCACCAGCACATCCGAAACAGCAACTGGCGGCATTTCGACGCCTACGACGTGCTGTCGATGCCCGACGCCTGGGAGTACCCGTGGTTCGCAGCCTGGGATCTGGCCTTTCACACCGTCGTGTTCGCCCACGTGGATCCGGGTTACGCCAAGTACCAGCTGCTGCTCATGCTGCGCGAGTGGTACATGCATCCCAACGGTGCGCTGCCCTCGTATGAATGGAACTTCGACGATCGCAATCCGCCGGTCCACGCCTGGGCAGCCATCCGGGTGTTCGAGATCGACGGCGGTCGCGATCACGCCTTCCTCGAGCGCGTGTTCCACAAACTGCTGCTCAACTTCACCTGGTGGGTCAACCGGGTGGACGCGGACGGAAACAACGTCTTCGAGGGCGGGTTCCTCGGACTGGACAACATCGGGCCGATCGACCGTTCCCACCTGCCGGGCGGCTGGCGGATCGAGCAGGCCGACGGCACTGCCTGGATGGCGTTCTACTGCCTGTCCATGCTGCGCATCGCCCTGCGGCTGACCGAGCACAACGAGGTCTACGGCAGCCTCGCCCTGAAGTTCCTGGAACATTTCGCCGCGATCACCGACGGCTTCACCACTGCTGACATGTGGGATCCAAGCGACGGCTTCTTCTACGACCAGTTGGTGCTGCCGGCCGGTGAGCGAGTGCCGTTGCGCGTCCGCAGCGTCGTCGGGGTGATTCCGCTGCTGGCGGCGGCGCTGCTCGAACCGATCCCTGGTGTGACGGCGACCGAACGCACCCGGCGACGGGTCTTCGACTTCATGCGCCGGCGCGGCGTCGACGAGGACGCCATCGACACCGACAAGGCCGGCTTCGTGTTCCGGGCACCACAAGCGGCTGGGTTGCTGCTCACCGTGGTCGACCCCGAACGGCTGCGCCGCGTCCTGCTCGAGGTCCTCAGTGAGGACTCGCTGCTGTCGCCGTACGGCGTGCGTTCCCTGTCGCAGCGGCACCGGGACGATCCCTTCGTCGTGCGGGTGGCCGACCAGGAGTTCCGTATCGACTACGAGCCGGCCGAGTCGACCACGGCGATGTACGGCGGAAACTCCAACTGGCGCGGGCCGGTGTGGTTCCCGATCAATCATCTGGTGGTGGAGGCGCTGGAGCGCTACCACATGTACCTCGGCGACACCTTCACCGTGGAGTGCCCGACCGGCAGCGGGACGATGATGACGCTGCAGCAGGTGGCCGACGAACTGCGTCGCCGGCTGATCTCGCTGTTCCTTCCCGGGGCCGGTCGCGTCGCGCCCGCTTTCGGCGAGCGCGACCGGTGGACCGACAGCCGCTGGTCGCAGCATCCGCTGTTCTTCGAATACTTCGACGGCGACACCGGTGCCGGCCTGGGCGCCTCCCATCAGACCGGGTGGACCGGGCTGGTCGCCGATCTGATCATCGGCCGGAAGGGCTGA
- a CDS encoding DUF697 domain-containing protein, whose product MNDETGRPEPRYHPEPVAGPRAASSSSSGADQRPAADYTAADVTGMLQDRMQQAYTELGRFNLAVFGRTGAGKSTLINAIFGAEVAATGIGAPVTTGLSYHLHPSGYLGLYDSEGFETGQAGDAIVAALQHAVRSRRALPMSEQIHAVWYVVRSSDLRFERSQGDFVRSLAELGLPVILVLAQVPSRDGQVHPAVAELAAHIESLRLPIRPDGRVIATNAVADSFHGTPAFGLSALLDATYAVVPEVVEQALTAAQVLDLGRKRAAARTVINKAVAVAAGIGATPIPFADAALLIPAQTLMIARITAAYGLPPRQARAAAIAGAAALTTGATMAGKSLVTGILKLIPGAGTVTGSTISATVAGTLTKAVGWAWAQVCEHVLALPAEERARFLTGPGARDLFVSVLRSRGRDAATGLGRN is encoded by the coding sequence GTGAACGACGAAACTGGTCGACCGGAGCCGCGGTACCACCCGGAACCGGTAGCCGGCCCGCGCGCCGCAAGCAGCAGTTCCAGCGGCGCTGATCAGCGTCCGGCAGCCGACTACACGGCCGCCGACGTCACCGGAATGCTGCAGGACCGGATGCAGCAGGCCTATACCGAACTGGGCCGGTTCAATCTCGCCGTGTTCGGTCGCACCGGTGCCGGCAAGAGCACGCTGATCAACGCGATCTTCGGGGCCGAGGTGGCGGCAACCGGCATCGGCGCGCCGGTCACGACCGGCCTGTCCTACCACCTGCACCCGTCGGGCTACCTCGGGCTCTACGACTCCGAAGGTTTCGAAACCGGCCAGGCCGGCGATGCAATCGTCGCCGCCCTGCAACACGCGGTGCGATCGCGCCGCGCGCTGCCGATGTCCGAGCAGATCCATGCCGTCTGGTACGTGGTGCGTTCCAGCGACCTCCGGTTCGAACGCAGCCAGGGTGACTTCGTCCGGTCGCTCGCCGAACTGGGTTTGCCGGTCATTCTCGTCCTCGCCCAGGTCCCGTCCCGCGACGGCCAGGTGCACCCTGCCGTCGCCGAACTCGCGGCTCATATCGAGTCGCTGCGGCTGCCGATCCGGCCGGACGGACGCGTCATCGCGACCAACGCCGTCGCCGATTCCTTCCATGGGACACCGGCTTTCGGCCTGTCGGCGCTGCTGGACGCGACGTACGCGGTGGTCCCGGAGGTGGTCGAGCAGGCCCTGACCGCGGCCCAGGTACTCGACCTGGGCCGGAAAAGAGCTGCCGCCAGAACGGTGATCAACAAGGCGGTCGCCGTGGCAGCGGGCATCGGAGCGACTCCGATCCCGTTCGCCGACGCGGCGTTGCTGATCCCGGCCCAGACCCTCATGATCGCCCGGATCACCGCGGCGTACGGCTTGCCGCCGCGACAGGCCCGGGCAGCCGCCATCGCCGGCGCCGCAGCCTTGACCACCGGAGCGACCATGGCCGGCAAGTCGCTGGTCACCGGGATTCTCAAACTGATTCCCGGTGCCGGGACGGTCACCGGCTCGACGATCTCCGCCACTGTCGCCGGCACGTTGACCAAGGCCGTCGGCTGGGCGTGGGCCCAGGTGTGCGAGCACGTCCTGGCCCTGCCGGCGGAGGAACGAGCCCGATTCCTCACCGGTCCGGGCGCCCGCGACCTGTTCGTGTCGGTCCTGCGCTCCCGCGGCCGCGATGCGGCAACGGGACTGGGGCGCAACTGA